CCCACCATGTCGACGCCTTCGTAGATCGTGTGGAGCGGCTGTGCCCGGTTCCGGCGGCCGCCCAGCGCGTGGTCGAGCTGGCCGCCGGCGAGCAGGCCGATTTCAGAGAGATCGCTCGGGCGCTAGCCGTGGACGCCGCCTTGGCCGCGGAGATCATGCGTATCGCGAACAGCGTGATGTACGGTCGCGCTCGAACCGTGAGCGACCTGGACCAGGCCATCCTGACCATCGGCCTGGACGAGCTGCGCGAGATGGCCGCGGCGATGGCGCTGGTTGCGGCGTTCCGTTCCGACGCGTCCCTGTCGCTGGACCTGCACATGCGCTCGTTGCTGGCGGGCGCACTCGCGCGTGGGCTTGCCACGCAGCTCGGTTATCTGCGGCCCGCCACGGCGTTCGTGTGCGGCCTGCTGTCGGACATCGGAGCCATGGCCTGTCTCGCGATCGACGCCGAGGGGTACGGCAAGCTGTGGGCTGCCTGCCAGGGCGAGCCCGGCGCGCGAGCGCGGGCCGAGCTCAAGCGCTACGGAGCGAGCTCCAAC
This DNA window, taken from Pseudomonadota bacterium, encodes the following:
- a CDS encoding HDOD domain-containing protein → MVVAAAASAHLPPSHHVDAFVDRVERLCPVPAAAQRVVELAAGEQADFREIARALAVDAALAAEIMRIANSVMYGRARTVSDLDQAILTIGLDELREMAAAMALVAAFRSDASLSLDLHMRSLLAGALARGLATQLGYLRPATAFVCGLLSDIGAMACLAIDAEGYGKLWAACQGEPGARARAELKRYGASSNEIGKRLLQRNALPTVVVEAVGAQVDDSPDALGPLPRVCLFARQASWSVVRVVDESDLSSFGEILSALALRYRFDGIEHQALMTLCVEASARCDSELRRLRHSSPRM